One Spinacia oleracea cultivar Varoflay chromosome 4, BTI_SOV_V1, whole genome shotgun sequence DNA segment encodes these proteins:
- the LOC130459083 gene encoding uncharacterized protein, whose translation MAISSNEEESVPQQQTMQSNGGNCFSDPLFLASSDNSTTPLVSVLFNGDNYIGWCKNVKRALGAKNKLGFIEGFVKKPEVTDSNYHRWIRCDYMVIGWILSSMKPDISENFNLVNSAECLWSDIQERFGQSNGPQVYQLKKELDGLRQQNLTILTYYNKMKNLWDKLKELRSFPECSCGVLKNCSCSFLKRLAEFESQEKVMQFLLGLNSGFDNTITNVLSTDPMPSINRTFSILQQVEKQKEISGMADVTTEVSALAAHKFQKSQPSSSTTGGKRDWKKEKMDRYCDYCKNKGHTKDQCFKLIGYPDWYPKNSKNGVKMAANVEYETGILESPLEEDDGGGQNEANLVNAICQEVLRALKGKQSMGSHSAAFANSAGMDPNCLTSCNLVYGDNWIVDSGATDHMTHNAKLFKTSKTLKIPIPVCLPDGTYKYVKVLGEIVLHNGLVLKDVMLIEDFKHRPYY comes from the exons ATGGCGATTTCGAGTAATGAAGAGGAATCGGTTCCACAACAACAAACTATGCAATCTAATGGAGGTAATTGCTTCAGTGATCCTCTATTTTTAGCCTCTTCCGATAATTCGACGACGCCTTTAGTTTCTGTTTTGTTTAATGGGGACAACTATATAGGGTGGTGTAAAAATGTTAAGAGAGCTCTTGGAGCCAAGAACAAACTAGGTTTTATTGAGGGATTTGTGAAGAAACCGGAGGTTACAGATTCCAATTATCATAGATGGATACGTTGTGACTATATGGTGATTGGTTggattttgagttcaatgaaacCTGATATATCAGAGAACTTCAATCTTGTGAATTCTGCTGAGTGTTTATGGAGTGATATTCAAGAAAGATTTGGTCAGAGTAATGGACCACAAGTTTATCAGTTAAAGAAGGAGTTAGATGGCCTGAGACAACAAAATTTGACAATTCTGACGTATTACAATAAAATGAAGAATCTATGGGATAAATTGAAGGAGTTGAGAAGCTTTCCTGAATGTAGTTGTGGAGTTTTGAAGAATTGTAGTTGCAGTTTCTTGAAGAGGTTAGCTGAATTTGAATCCCAGGAGAAGGTGATGCAATTCCTGTTGGGACTCAATAGTGGTTTTGACAACACTATCACTAATGTTCTCTCAACAGACCCAATGCCTTCAATCAATAGAACTTTTTCTATTCTGCAACAAGTAGAGAAACAGAAAGAAATAAGTGGCATGGCCGATGTAACTACTGAAGTTAGTGCTCTGGCAGCACATAAGTTTCAGAAATCTCAACCAAGTTCCTCTACTACTGGTGGTAAAAGGGACTGGAAGAAAGAGAAGATGGATAGATATTGTGACTACTGCAAGAACAAAGGTCACACAAAGGATCAAtgtttcaagttaatagggTACCCTGATTGGTATCCTAAGAATTCGAAGAATGGAGTAAAAATGGCTGCTAATGTGGAATATGAGACCGGAATACTTGAGTCTCCTTTAGAGGAAGACGATGGAGGTGGACAGAATGAAGCTAATCTGGTCAATGCAATTTGCCAGGAAGTTCTAAGAGCCTTGAAAGGGAAGCAATCCATGGGTTCTCATTCTGCTGCATTTGCTAATAGTGCAGGTATGGATCCAAATTGCCTTACCTCTTGTAATCTTGTATATGGTGATAACTGGATAGTAGATTCTGGTGCCACAGATCACATGACACACAATGCTAAACTGTTCAAAACTAGTAAAACACTTAAGATTCCCATTCCTGTTTGTTTGCCTGATGGAACCTACAAATATGTGAAGGTACTAGGAGAGATAGTTCTGCATAATGGCTTGGTGTTGAAGGATGTTATGTTGATCGAAGATTTTAAACACA GACCATATTACTAA
- the LOC110788219 gene encoding protein trichome birefringence-like 31: MTTQQSLNRAKYKSILPIALACVLMLGTARLVFDNLKSIRETIFGHWQFWLRGTGFHRYIINSFDDDDNSYEDIEDCNVFDGKWVWDNESHPFYNEESCPFLVKQVTCQRNGRPDNFYQFWRWQPNECNLPRFSAVKLLRILRNKRLMFVGDSIQRGQFDSMVCMLQSAIPDGKKSLDKVPSKKIFYAQEYNATIEFYWAPFIVESNSDHSTNHTVIKRLVKLDRIAHHSENWQGVDYLVFETYVWWMYKPIINVTYGNLKDVHEYNVTTAYKMALQTWANWLDSSINSQTQKVFFMSLSPTHLWSSEWNPGSDGNCFNEKEPIHGPYWGMGTSLEIMKIVQETLQELKIDVTFMNITQLSDFRKDAHTTIYTERKGKLLTKEQKSDPTNFADCIHWCLPGVPDTWNHILYANLLQEFYN; the protein is encoded by the exons ATGACGACTCAACAATCTCTAAATCGTGCTAAATACAAATCCATCTTACCTATCGCGTTGGCATGTGTACTTATGCTAGGTACCGCGAGGCTAGTGTTCGACAACCTAAAGAGTATCCGGGAAACCATTTTCGGCCACTGGCAATTTTGGTTACGAGGGACCGGATTTCATAGGTACATTATCAATTCTTTCGATGATGACGATAATAGTTATGAAGATATTGAAGATTGTAATGTTTTCGATGGGAAATGGGTTTGGGATAATGAGTCTCACCCGTTTTATAATGAGGAGAGTTGCCCTTTTCTGGTTAAGCAAGTTACTTGTCAAAGAAATGGGAGGCCTGATAATTTTTACCAGTTTTGGAGATGGCAGCCTAATGAATGCAATTTACCAAG GTTTAGTGCAGTAAAGCTATTGCGTATACTAAGGAACAAACGGTTGATGTTCGTAGGAGACTCGATTCAAAGAGGTCAATTCGACTCGATGGTTTGCATGTTACAGTCTGCAATTCCTGATGGAAAGAAATCACTTGACAAAGTTCCTTCTAAGAAGATTTTCTATGCTCAG GAATATAATGCAACAATTGAGTTCTACTGGGCTCCATTCATAGTTGAGTCGAATTCGGACCATTCCACAAATCATACAGTAATTAAGAGGCTGGTTAAGCTTGATCGTATAGCTCATCACAGCGAAAACTGGCAAGGAGTGGACTATTTAGTATTTGAAACCTATGTTTGGTGGATGTACAAGCCTATAATTAATGTAAC GTACGGAAATCTCAAAGATGTACACGAATATAATGTTACTACAGCTTACAAAATGGCATTACAAACATGGGCAAATTGGTTGGATTCCAGCATCAATTCTCAGACACAGAAAGTGTTCTTCATGAGTTTGTCTCCTACACATTTGTG GAGCTCAGAATGGAACCCAGGAAGTGATGGAAACTGTTTTAACGAAAAGGAACCTATCCATGGACCGTACTGGGGGATGGGTACGAGTCTCGAAATCATGAAGATAGTGCAGGAAAcattacaagaattaaagataGATGTAACATTTATGAACATTACTCAGTTATCAGACTTCAGGAAAGATGCACATACCACAATTTATACAGAAAGGAAAGGCAAACTCTTAACCAAGGAACAAAAATCTGACCCCACAAACTTTGCAGATTGCATTCACTGGTGTTTGCCTGGAGTTCCTGATACATGGAATCATATTTTGTATGCAAATTTGTTACAGGAGTTTTATAATTGA
- the LOC110788212 gene encoding uncharacterized protein encodes MNICSWNVRGMNDPSKVVEIKKFLSHNNVSVVALVETKVKVTNSEKVQKKFGNNWRWVMNYTNSPRGRVWIDQMIHGCITAKKGKFSTSFTVVYGLHSIDTRKSMWTDLTQLSSVTLGSWLVMGDFNSVLYSGDRANGNAVNHAETRDFEGNKGQGQSRICSRIDKVFGNTDWHSTFLDVVVDYMNPGISDHPPLVLSCNINMKTGGRPFKFFNYMAEHGDFMKFVQEGWNVTVSGTPMFTLWQKMKAIKGGLKVLHHRDFARLEEKIALLRQELDGIQTQLATSYTDNHLQNQEKECDIFPPECSLKLKKFLKVQESSYKQKSRIQWLKEGDANTKFFFSAMKEMIARNSIDVLYSATGEKLESTDAIKEEIKGFYVNLIVRKGNQLSSAAAEDLIQPVTNLEIDAALKGIDSNKAPGIDGFNSLFFKKTWGIVKEDVYAAVKHFFLTGNMLKQVNNTV; translated from the exons ATGAATATTTGCTCATGGAATGTTAGGGGGATGAATGATCCCTCAAAAGTAGTGGAAATAAAGAAGTTTTTAAGTCATAATAATGTTAGTGTAGTAGCTTTAGTTGAGACAAAAGTTAAAGTTACTAATTCTGAGAAAGTTCAGAAGAAGTTTGGCAATAATTGGAGGTGGGTAATGAACTACACCAACTCTCCAAGAGGAAGAGTCTGGATTG ATCAGATGATTCATGGTTGTATTACTGCTAAAAAAGGGAAATTTAGCACCTCTTTTACTGTAGTGTATGGATTGCATTCTATTGATACAAGGAAATCTATGTGGACTGATTTAactcagttaagttcagttacTCTAGGGTCTTGGCTTGTCATGGGAGATTTTAACTCTGTACTGTATTCTGGTGATAGAGCAAATGGTAATGCTGTTAATCATGCTGAAACTAGAGATTTTGAAGG TAATAAGGGGCAAGGTCAGTCAAGGATTTGTTCTAGAATTGATAAAGTGTTTGGTAACACTGATTGGCATAGTACTTTTCTTGATGTTGTAGTGGATTACATGAATCCTGGGATTTCAGATCACCCTCCCCTAGTCTTGAGTTGCAACATTAATATGAAGACTGGTGGTAGACCTTTTAAATTCTTCAATTACATGGCAGAACATGGTGACTTCATGAAGTTTGTTCAAGAGGGATGGAACGTTACTGTTAGTGGCACTCCTATGTTTACCTTATGgcagaaaatgaaagcaattaaAGGAGGGTTGAAGGTTCTCCATCACAGAGATTTTGCTAGACTAGAAGAGAAGATTGCACTTCTTAGGCAGGAACTGGATGGGATTCAGACTCAGTTGGCTACTTCTTATACTGATAACCATCTTCAAAATCAAGAGAAAGagtgt gacatatttcctccaGAGTGCAGCTTGAAGCTGAAAAAATTTCTGAAAGTGCAAGAAAGTTCTTACAAGCAAAAATCGAGAATTCAGTGGTTAAAGGAGGGTGATGCTAATACTAAATTCTTCTTTAGTGCCATGAAGGAGATGATTGCAAGAAATAGTATTGATGTCCTTTACAGTGCTACAGGAGAGAAGCTGGAATCAACAGATGCTATCAAGGAGGAGATCAAAGGCTTCTATGTGAACCTTATTG TTAGGAAAGGAAATCAACTatcatctgctgctgctgaagaTCTGATTCAACCTGTTACTAACTTGGAGATAGATGCTGCTTTAAAAGGGATTGATAGTAATAAGGCCCCTGGTATTGATGGGTTTAATAGTCTTTTCTTCAAAAAGACATGGGGGATTGTAAAGGAGGATGTCTATGCTGCTGTCAAGCACTTTTTTCTTACTGGAAACATGCTAAAGCAAGTAAATAACACTGTTTGA